From a region of the Chitinophaga caseinilytica genome:
- a CDS encoding FecR domain-containing protein: MDKLSGGLSPEEEAVIERRLEEDPAFREAWEALSADARSQRTAVYVKAVEPVEGLDELKQRRKPRRPLRAWMPYAAAAAVLGAGVWFAFHFDAKEGAKTAQNAAAPLPGISLTMANGKTVNFHPDSAAQTVSLGQATLRSENGKLDYESADTTVTVLNVPAGGNYRLTLSDGTEVWLNASTRLHFPFQFGARQREVTVEGEAYFHVAKETDRPFIVHTPQADVRVLGTSFNINTYTAGSDKTALVEGSVLLQARNGRQLRLTPGQQAESSGTGLTAAPFDADDVLSWMNGIQYFHHASVPDLLTDASRFYGLPFEAADGKFDGVKVTGLMDRARLPEFLNDLAITTGGKVDYDGRTVRLH, translated from the coding sequence ATGGATAAACTTTCCGGCGGATTGTCGCCGGAAGAGGAGGCCGTTATCGAGCGGAGGCTGGAGGAAGACCCTGCGTTCCGCGAAGCCTGGGAAGCCCTCTCAGCCGACGCGCGCTCGCAGCGCACGGCGGTATACGTGAAGGCCGTGGAGCCGGTGGAAGGGCTGGACGAGCTGAAACAGCGCAGGAAGCCACGCAGGCCCCTCCGCGCCTGGATGCCTTACGCCGCCGCAGCGGCCGTTCTGGGCGCTGGCGTATGGTTCGCGTTCCATTTCGATGCCAAAGAAGGTGCGAAAACCGCTCAAAACGCCGCGGCGCCCTTGCCCGGCATCAGTTTGACCATGGCCAACGGCAAAACGGTCAACTTCCACCCCGACAGCGCCGCGCAAACCGTATCCCTCGGCCAGGCCACCCTGCGCTCGGAAAACGGCAAACTCGATTACGAAAGCGCCGACACCACCGTGACCGTGCTCAACGTTCCTGCAGGCGGAAATTACCGGCTGACGTTGTCTGACGGTACCGAGGTATGGCTCAATGCCTCCACACGCCTGCATTTCCCGTTCCAGTTCGGCGCGCGGCAGCGCGAGGTGACGGTGGAAGGCGAAGCGTATTTCCATGTGGCGAAAGAAACCGACCGGCCTTTCATCGTGCACACGCCGCAGGCGGATGTGCGCGTGCTGGGCACTTCCTTCAATATCAATACCTACACGGCCGGTTCCGATAAAACCGCGCTGGTGGAGGGGAGCGTGCTGCTGCAGGCGCGCAACGGCCGCCAGCTCAGGCTGACGCCCGGCCAGCAGGCGGAAAGCTCCGGCACGGGGCTTACGGCCGCGCCGTTCGATGCAGACGACGTGCTCAGTTGGATGAACGGCATCCAGTATTTCCATCATGCCAGCGTTCCCGATCTGCTGACAGACGCCTCCCGGTTCTACGGGCTTCCGTTCGAAGCCGCCGACGGGAAGTTTGACGGCGTGAAAGTGACCGGGTTGATGGACAGGGCGCGCCTCCCCGAATTCCTCAACGATCTCGCCATTACAACCGGCGGAAAAGTGGATTACGACGGCCGGACGGTCCGCCTCCACTGA
- a CDS encoding RNA polymerase sigma factor — MDQSPDTLLVDRLKEGDVTAFDALFLKYYKVLCANAFWFLQQEHEAKDLVQTFFMDIWDKKLYLQFNGDVKGYLHMAVKNRCLNHLKRQKIRDGHQEAFSSLQDESWRPEQEGSGGEYYRQLQSSLEQVTGQKRMAIHMVYMEGKRYQEAADEMGISVNSFKTHLKRGLKLLRSVIHQKKP; from the coding sequence ATGGACCAATCTCCAGACACATTATTGGTAGACCGGCTGAAGGAGGGAGACGTTACCGCGTTCGACGCATTGTTCCTGAAATATTATAAGGTTCTCTGCGCCAATGCTTTCTGGTTCCTGCAGCAGGAACATGAAGCGAAAGACCTGGTGCAGACTTTCTTCATGGACATCTGGGACAAAAAGCTATATCTCCAGTTCAACGGGGACGTGAAGGGCTATTTGCATATGGCCGTGAAGAACCGTTGCCTCAACCACCTGAAGCGCCAGAAGATCCGCGACGGGCACCAGGAAGCATTTTCCAGCCTGCAAGACGAAAGCTGGCGGCCGGAGCAGGAGGGCAGCGGCGGGGAATATTACCGGCAACTGCAATCGTCGCTCGAGCAGGTGACCGGCCAGAAGCGCATGGCGATCCACATGGTATATATGGAGGGCAAGCGTTACCAGGAAGCGGCAGACGAAATGGGGATCAGCGTCAATTCATTCAAGACCCACCTGAAACGCGGGCTAAAACTCCTGCGTTCGGTCATTCATCAGAAAAAACCATAA
- a CDS encoding phosphocholine-specific phospholipase C, producing the protein MDNRREFLRKSMLLSGAAGLSSFMPASIQRAMAIEPAPGSSWADAEHIVILMQENRSFDHCFGTLQGVRGFNDPRAITLPNRKPVWLQTDQEGKTFSPFRLDLKDSRITWMGALPHGRHDQVDANNKGKYDQWLLVKQSGKASWKNMPLTLGYFTREDIPFNYALADAFTICDQNFCSAMTSTTPNRSFFWTGKITVPENGAPKAHIRNTDYSYGKLGWETFPELLSQNGVDWKFYQNDLSCGGGFQGEERAWLANFGCNLLEFFKVYNVQFSDRYVTNLQKQIDELPAEIRALTEASPSSDEVSKKNQAAIKKKQEVLDNATAEMAKWGKASYAKLDNKQKELFHRAFVINTNDPQFRKLSQLDYDDNGTKRTLPVPAGDLFFQFRDDVEKGKLPTVSWLASPQNFSDHPSAPWYGAWYVSEVMDILTKNPEVWKKTIFIVTYDENDGYFDHVPPFSIPDSKKPGTGKVSAGIDTEIEHVRKENEVAQGVAEKHAREAPIGLGYRVPLLIASPWSRGGKVCSEVFDHTSTLQFLETYVEKKFKKKIRSGNISEWRRTICGDLTSAFSETNAVPSSRLPFLDQQKFVSEIYSAQFKDLPSGFREISGSELDNMIAHPEKANPLAKQETGTRPSTALPYELYASGVYDATKKAFVIVMGAGNKLFGQRSAGSPFTVYAPETFAGETCRNWHFAAKAGDQFTYEWPLAEFGSGNYALRLHGPNGFYREFRGGKQDHGVRVDINYETSGKTKSPTGNLLLTLENRGAETVAMRLLDHGYGKSDNAFTIAPGARKEIIVTKSEHKGWYDFSVLADKFPGWGQRFAGRAESGKESITDPVMGKAIS; encoded by the coding sequence ATGGATAACAGAAGGGAATTTCTGAGGAAATCAATGCTCCTCTCCGGCGCCGCCGGCCTGTCTTCTTTCATGCCCGCCTCCATTCAGCGCGCCATGGCCATCGAGCCGGCGCCGGGCTCCAGCTGGGCGGATGCCGAGCACATCGTCATCCTCATGCAGGAAAACCGGTCGTTCGACCATTGCTTCGGCACCCTCCAGGGCGTCCGCGGGTTCAACGATCCCCGCGCCATCACGCTCCCCAACCGGAAACCGGTCTGGCTGCAAACCGACCAGGAAGGCAAAACCTTTTCGCCTTTCCGGCTCGATCTGAAAGACAGCCGCATCACCTGGATGGGCGCATTGCCGCACGGGCGGCACGACCAGGTAGACGCCAACAACAAAGGCAAATACGATCAGTGGCTCCTCGTCAAACAATCCGGAAAAGCCAGCTGGAAGAACATGCCCCTCACCCTCGGCTACTTCACCCGCGAAGACATTCCCTTCAACTACGCCCTGGCCGACGCTTTCACCATCTGCGACCAGAACTTCTGCTCCGCCATGACCAGCACCACGCCCAACCGGTCGTTCTTCTGGACAGGCAAAATCACCGTTCCGGAAAACGGCGCGCCTAAAGCGCACATCCGTAACACCGATTACAGTTACGGCAAACTGGGATGGGAAACTTTCCCCGAACTGCTGTCCCAAAACGGGGTAGACTGGAAATTCTATCAGAACGATCTCTCCTGCGGTGGCGGCTTCCAGGGCGAAGAACGCGCCTGGCTCGCGAACTTCGGTTGCAATCTGCTCGAATTCTTTAAAGTATATAACGTGCAATTCTCCGACCGGTACGTCACCAATCTGCAAAAACAGATCGACGAACTGCCGGCCGAAATCCGCGCGCTGACGGAAGCCAGCCCTTCGTCTGACGAAGTATCGAAGAAAAACCAGGCCGCCATCAAGAAGAAACAGGAAGTGCTGGACAATGCTACCGCTGAAATGGCAAAATGGGGGAAAGCAAGCTACGCGAAGCTCGACAACAAGCAGAAAGAACTGTTCCACCGCGCTTTCGTGATCAATACCAACGATCCCCAGTTCCGTAAGCTCTCGCAGCTCGATTACGACGACAACGGCACGAAGCGCACCCTGCCCGTTCCCGCCGGCGACCTTTTCTTCCAGTTCCGCGACGATGTGGAAAAAGGAAAGCTGCCGACCGTATCGTGGCTCGCGAGCCCGCAGAATTTCTCCGATCACCCCAGCGCGCCCTGGTACGGTGCGTGGTATGTGTCTGAAGTGATGGACATTTTGACGAAAAACCCGGAAGTCTGGAAGAAAACCATTTTCATCGTTACCTACGACGAGAACGATGGTTATTTCGATCACGTGCCGCCGTTCTCCATCCCCGACAGCAAGAAGCCCGGCACCGGTAAGGTTTCGGCCGGTATCGATACGGAAATAGAGCATGTGCGCAAGGAAAACGAGGTGGCGCAAGGCGTTGCCGAGAAGCACGCCCGCGAAGCCCCGATAGGCCTGGGGTACAGGGTCCCGCTGCTGATCGCATCGCCCTGGAGTCGTGGCGGAAAGGTATGTTCCGAAGTGTTCGATCACACCTCCACCCTCCAGTTCCTCGAAACGTACGTCGAAAAGAAATTCAAAAAGAAAATCCGCAGCGGCAATATCAGCGAATGGCGGCGCACGATCTGCGGCGATCTCACATCCGCCTTCAGCGAAACCAACGCCGTTCCTTCGTCCAGACTGCCTTTCCTTGACCAGCAAAAATTCGTGTCGGAGATTTATTCCGCGCAATTTAAAGACCTGCCGTCCGGCTTCCGCGAAATCAGCGGCAGCGAGCTGGATAACATGATCGCGCATCCGGAGAAAGCCAATCCGCTGGCCAAACAGGAAACCGGCACCCGCCCGTCTACCGCCCTGCCTTACGAACTGTATGCCAGCGGCGTGTACGATGCTACCAAAAAAGCGTTCGTGATCGTCATGGGCGCGGGCAATAAATTATTCGGGCAACGTTCTGCCGGCTCGCCGTTCACCGTGTACGCGCCGGAAACCTTCGCGGGCGAAACCTGCCGCAACTGGCACTTCGCGGCCAAAGCCGGCGACCAGTTCACCTACGAATGGCCCCTCGCGGAATTCGGTTCGGGGAATTACGCACTCCGCCTCCACGGCCCCAACGGCTTCTACCGCGAGTTCCGCGGCGGCAAGCAAGACCATGGCGTGCGGGTGGATATCAATTATGAAACTTCAGGAAAAACGAAATCCCCCACCGGCAACCTCCTCCTCACCCTCGAAAACCGCGGCGCGGAAACGGTAGCCATGCGGCTGCTGGACCATGGTTACGGCAAATCCGACAACGCTTTCACCATCGCTCCCGGCGCAAGGAAAGAAATCATCGTGACGAAAAGCGAGCACAAAGGGTGGTACGATTTCAGCGTGCTGGCAGACAAGTTCCCCGGCTGGGGCCAACGCTTCGCGGGGCGCGCGGAAAGTGGGAAGGAATCCATTACGGACCCCGTCATGGGCAAAGCGATCAGCTAA
- a CDS encoding oxidoreductase produces the protein MNTQVWFVTGASRGLGLSLAKTLISRGFRVAATSRRRADLVAALGETSANLLPIALDIRDESAVSQAVAATVAHFGRIDVIVNNAGYGQVGAIEELTDAESRANFDINVFGSLNVIRQALPFLRAQGSGHIFNIASIGGFTGGFPAFGIYCATKFAVHGLSESLAQEVKPFGVGVTVVSPGYFRTDFLGGSLGVPATEMPEYKNVREMQALHQQDYNGQQPGDPDKAADVMIRVLENGTAPLHLFLGADAYQLAEQKIAAVGLDLAAVKTLATATGFEN, from the coding sequence ATGAACACTCAAGTCTGGTTTGTAACCGGGGCCTCCAGAGGCCTGGGCCTTTCTTTGGCCAAAACCCTTATCAGCAGAGGCTTTCGTGTAGCCGCCACCTCCCGCCGCAGGGCCGATCTCGTGGCTGCTCTCGGCGAAACCTCCGCAAATTTGCTCCCCATCGCCCTGGATATCCGCGACGAATCGGCCGTTAGCCAGGCCGTTGCCGCTACCGTAGCGCATTTCGGGCGGATAGACGTCATCGTCAATAATGCCGGGTACGGACAAGTTGGCGCGATCGAGGAGCTGACAGACGCGGAATCCCGCGCCAATTTCGACATCAACGTCTTCGGATCGCTCAACGTGATCCGCCAGGCGCTCCCGTTCCTGCGCGCCCAGGGAAGCGGGCATATCTTCAACATCGCGTCTATCGGCGGCTTCACGGGCGGGTTCCCCGCTTTCGGGATCTATTGCGCCACCAAATTCGCCGTGCACGGGCTTTCCGAGTCGCTGGCCCAGGAAGTGAAACCCTTCGGCGTGGGCGTTACCGTTGTATCTCCGGGCTATTTCCGGACAGATTTCCTGGGCGGATCGCTCGGCGTTCCGGCCACCGAAATGCCCGAATACAAGAATGTCCGCGAAATGCAGGCCCTCCATCAGCAGGATTACAACGGCCAGCAGCCCGGCGATCCTGACAAGGCGGCAGATGTGATGATCCGCGTCCTGGAAAACGGTACGGCGCCGCTTCACCTCTTCCTCGGCGCAGACGCCTATCAGCTGGCGGAACAGAAGATCGCCGCCGTAGGCCTCGATCTCGCCGCCGTCAAAACCCTGGCCACCGCCACAGGCTTCGAAAATTAG
- a CDS encoding SWIB/MDM2 domain-containing protein — protein MAKSVKQPAKKAATSTTAKKAATPKKAADKAAAPKKAAAKTARKPNAAFMAPLTPSTDLAGVIGAAAVPRTEATKKIWDYIKKNKLQDEKNKRMINADAKLLVIFGGKKQVSMFELAGIVNKHLK, from the coding sequence ATGGCAAAATCGGTGAAGCAGCCCGCAAAGAAGGCCGCAACCAGCACAACGGCGAAGAAAGCCGCAACCCCTAAGAAAGCCGCTGACAAAGCAGCTGCACCCAAAAAGGCTGCCGCCAAAACTGCCCGCAAACCCAATGCGGCTTTCATGGCCCCCTTGACGCCCAGCACTGACCTCGCTGGCGTAATCGGTGCCGCAGCCGTCCCCAGAACTGAAGCCACCAAAAAAATCTGGGACTACATCAAGAAAAACAAACTGCAGGATGAAAAAAACAAACGCATGATCAATGCCGATGCCAAACTGCTAGTAATCTTCGGTGGTAAAAAGCAGGTTTCGATGTTCGAACTGGCCGGAATCGTGAACAAGCACCTGAAGTAA
- a CDS encoding ABC transporter permease has translation MWKIQLLTAWRRLKNNKPYAIINIAGLGASLACAILLYLFINYHLRFDNFHPDADRIYRISTRTMYGGIEDFNEGVPQPLGKALRNDYTFFDEVAMRVTYGRRLLTVQENGQKQKYDVRPAYVEPSYFRILNFPLISGDPDKILNEPNNAIITQEMAEKLFPGQNPIGKTVRLSNNQDFTVRGIAQNLPKNTDHTIDVFVSYSAHKDINPYMASDSSWGSIASSIQCYVKLKPGVTPEQVEAVFPEVLKKYQPNEINLMFFKMLPIRDLHYDTRYSGTIQRKYLWSLGWMGAFLVFTACINFINLSTAQSLRRMREVGVRKALGSTRWQIFSQFLSETFLIVATAVIIAGTIVTLTLPQLNKSLFTDISLDRQTIVTLLVFSAVLLLAVVFMAGYFPGVMQSKLNPVKAIRAQGETTGKKIFTMRKTLIVMQFIIMQVMIVGAIVIARQMNYSMTSDTGMHKKGVLLVNIPDRKPATLHTLRNRIMQLAGVQNASYCMAAPLSHTNRSTTIRYGAKTTDEGWQVSVKFGDENYLSTFGIQLIAGSNIPASDTVNGMLVNEVLLRKLNVPSPADIIGHQVRIDGTNSVVRGVFRDFHNQSFHGEVEPLVVYSNIDEFDVLAIRINMQQASILLPAIDKIWNETFPDYMYRSSFMDEDIAGMYEAETMLMQLVQIFAIVAVLIGCLGLYGLISFMAIQKKKEIGVRKVLGASVPSVIWLFGREFTFMLVAGFVLSAPISWWLMTSWLEGFQYRIDLGPEIYVVTIALCAVITVLTVGYTSVRAALMNPAISLKTE, from the coding sequence ATGTGGAAAATCCAATTGCTGACCGCCTGGCGTCGTCTTAAAAACAATAAACCTTACGCGATCATCAACATCGCGGGCCTCGGTGCAAGCCTCGCTTGCGCTATTCTGCTTTATCTGTTCATTAATTATCACCTCCGGTTCGATAATTTCCATCCCGATGCCGACCGCATTTACCGGATCAGCACCCGCACGATGTACGGCGGGATCGAAGATTTTAACGAAGGGGTGCCGCAACCCCTGGGCAAGGCGCTCCGCAACGACTATACTTTCTTCGACGAAGTAGCGATGCGCGTCACCTACGGCCGGCGGCTCCTCACAGTGCAGGAAAACGGGCAAAAACAGAAGTACGACGTCCGCCCCGCGTACGTGGAACCCTCCTATTTCCGCATCCTCAACTTCCCGCTCATTTCCGGCGATCCGGATAAAATCCTCAATGAGCCCAACAACGCCATCATCACCCAGGAAATGGCGGAAAAACTCTTCCCCGGCCAAAACCCCATCGGCAAAACGGTCCGCCTTTCCAATAATCAGGACTTCACCGTCAGAGGCATCGCTCAAAATCTCCCGAAAAATACGGACCATACTATCGACGTTTTCGTCTCCTATTCGGCACACAAAGACATCAACCCTTACATGGCCAGCGATAGCAGCTGGGGTAGTATCGCCAGTTCCATCCAATGTTACGTTAAACTGAAACCCGGTGTTACGCCGGAGCAGGTGGAAGCCGTGTTTCCGGAAGTACTCAAAAAATACCAGCCGAACGAGATCAATCTGATGTTTTTCAAAATGCTGCCCATCCGCGACCTGCATTACGATACGCGCTACAGTGGGACCATCCAACGGAAATACTTATGGTCTTTGGGATGGATGGGTGCATTTCTCGTGTTCACGGCCTGCATTAACTTCATCAATCTTTCCACGGCCCAATCGCTCCGCCGCATGCGCGAAGTGGGCGTCCGCAAAGCGTTGGGCAGCACGCGCTGGCAAATCTTCAGCCAATTCCTTTCCGAAACGTTCCTCATCGTAGCCACCGCGGTGATCATCGCCGGCACCATTGTTACTCTCACCCTTCCGCAACTCAACAAATCACTGTTCACTGATATTTCGCTCGATCGTCAAACCATCGTTACACTCCTCGTATTTTCCGCTGTCCTCCTGTTGGCGGTAGTATTCATGGCGGGATATTTCCCCGGTGTGATGCAGTCAAAACTGAACCCCGTTAAAGCCATCCGCGCCCAAGGCGAAACCACCGGCAAAAAAATCTTCACGATGCGGAAAACGCTCATCGTCATGCAGTTCATCATCATGCAGGTCATGATCGTCGGCGCGATCGTCATTGCCCGGCAAATGAATTATTCCATGACGTCAGACACCGGCATGCATAAAAAAGGAGTGCTCCTCGTCAATATTCCAGACAGGAAACCCGCTACGCTCCACACGCTACGCAACCGCATCATGCAACTTGCCGGCGTACAAAACGCTTCCTATTGCATGGCTGCACCGCTGTCGCATACCAACCGCTCAACAACGATCCGCTACGGCGCCAAAACAACAGACGAAGGCTGGCAGGTAAGTGTGAAATTCGGTGATGAGAACTATTTATCGACTTTCGGAATTCAGTTGATCGCCGGCAGCAATATTCCCGCGTCAGATACTGTCAACGGTATGCTCGTCAATGAAGTGCTGCTCCGCAAACTGAACGTGCCATCTCCGGCAGATATTATCGGCCACCAGGTCCGTATCGATGGAACGAATTCCGTTGTGCGCGGGGTTTTCAGGGATTTTCACAATCAAAGTTTCCACGGTGAGGTAGAGCCCCTGGTCGTATATTCCAATATCGATGAGTTCGATGTACTGGCCATCCGTATCAATATGCAGCAGGCTTCCATCCTCCTGCCCGCCATCGATAAAATCTGGAACGAAACCTTCCCCGATTATATGTATCGGTCCAGCTTTATGGACGAGGATATCGCCGGCATGTACGAAGCGGAAACCATGCTGATGCAGTTGGTGCAGATATTTGCCATCGTGGCGGTGCTGATCGGCTGCCTCGGGCTGTACGGTCTGATCAGCTTCATGGCCATCCAGAAAAAGAAGGAAATCGGTGTAAGGAAAGTACTCGGCGCCAGCGTTCCATCGGTGATCTGGCTCTTCGGGCGCGAATTCACATTTATGCTGGTGGCGGGCTTCGTGCTGTCGGCCCCCATATCGTGGTGGCTGATGACGAGCTGGCTGGAAGGGTTCCAGTACCGGATCGATTTGGGGCCGGAAATTTATGTTGTAACCATCGCGCTGTGTGCCGTCATCACCGTGCTCACGGTAGGATACACGTCTGTCCGCGCGGCGTTGATGAACCCTGCGATCAGCCTGAAAACCGAGTAA
- a CDS encoding alpha-ketoacid dehydrogenase subunit alpha/beta gives MKATITHREADPDFQALLRKAYGLMCTARRMADQYEANRPICKYVHSTSAGHEAIQVAAGLQLKPCDYVSPYYRDDAMMLALGFSPYTLMLQLLAKGDDPFSGGRSYYCHPSSRDTDKPIIPHQSSATGMQVIPTTGMAQGVQYLERSGLLADDEKPVVLCSLGDGSVTEGEVAEAFQFAALKQLPIIFLVQDNDWGISVSADEARAMDAYEYAAGFKGLERIRVDGADFEASYRAMESAISFVRSERKPILVHATVPLLGHHTSGVRREWYRTPEDLARHQSRDPLPRLRSQIGSVREATDIELDAQREVEEAFSAAVASPDPDISTVRDHVFAPTPVTEASGERTPAGGSKVVMVDAALHAIEEIMTAHPEAILYGQDVGRRLGGVFREAATLAEKFGDDRVYNTAIQEAYIIGSTAGLSATGVKPIVEVQFADYIYPGFNQLVTELSKSCYLSCGKFPVQSLIRVPIGAYGGGGPYHSGSVESTLLTIKGIKIVYPSNAADLKGLMKAAFLDPNPVVMLEHKGLYWSKVPGTQDAMTIEPSADYILPLGKGRVVQEAEEGMTVITYGMGVYWAKAAAAQFPGKVEIIDLRTLFPLDEELVFASVKKLGKCLVLTEEQLGNSFAESLAARISRQCFRFLDAPVFTYGALDLPAVPLNTELEKQMLPTPEKVTAQIREILAY, from the coding sequence TTGAAAGCCACCATTACGCACCGCGAGGCAGACCCCGATTTCCAGGCCCTCCTCCGCAAAGCGTACGGCCTCATGTGCACCGCACGCCGCATGGCAGACCAGTACGAAGCCAACCGGCCCATCTGCAAATACGTTCACTCCACCTCCGCCGGCCACGAAGCCATCCAGGTGGCCGCCGGCCTCCAGCTCAAACCCTGCGATTACGTAAGTCCTTATTACCGGGACGATGCCATGATGCTCGCCCTCGGTTTTTCTCCCTACACCCTCATGCTGCAACTCCTCGCCAAAGGCGACGACCCCTTCAGCGGAGGCCGCTCGTATTACTGCCATCCCAGCTCGCGCGACACGGATAAACCGATCATTCCCCACCAAAGCAGCGCCACCGGCATGCAGGTCATCCCCACTACCGGCATGGCCCAGGGCGTCCAATATCTGGAACGTTCCGGATTGCTGGCAGATGACGAGAAACCCGTGGTCCTCTGTTCCCTGGGCGACGGCAGCGTGACCGAAGGCGAGGTAGCCGAAGCTTTCCAGTTTGCCGCGCTGAAACAATTGCCCATCATTTTCCTCGTGCAGGACAACGATTGGGGCATCAGCGTGAGCGCCGACGAGGCCCGCGCCATGGACGCCTACGAATACGCCGCCGGGTTCAAGGGCCTGGAGCGCATCCGGGTAGACGGGGCCGATTTCGAAGCCAGCTACCGCGCCATGGAATCCGCCATCTCCTTCGTTCGCTCGGAACGTAAGCCCATTCTCGTTCATGCCACCGTTCCGCTGCTCGGCCACCACACTTCCGGCGTTCGCCGGGAATGGTACCGCACGCCGGAAGACCTGGCCCGCCATCAATCCCGCGATCCGTTGCCACGCCTCCGCAGCCAGATCGGCAGCGTCCGGGAAGCGACGGACATCGAGCTGGACGCGCAGCGCGAAGTGGAAGAGGCTTTTTCCGCCGCTGTGGCCAGTCCAGACCCGGATATTTCCACCGTCCGCGACCATGTTTTCGCGCCTACGCCGGTAACGGAAGCATCCGGAGAACGTACGCCCGCAGGCGGTAGTAAAGTAGTGATGGTAGATGCGGCGCTACATGCCATCGAAGAGATCATGACGGCACATCCTGAAGCGATTTTGTATGGGCAGGATGTGGGACGCAGGCTGGGAGGGGTTTTCCGCGAAGCGGCCACACTGGCCGAGAAATTCGGGGACGACCGTGTTTACAACACCGCCATCCAGGAAGCATACATCATCGGCAGCACCGCCGGGCTTTCCGCTACCGGCGTGAAACCCATCGTGGAAGTGCAGTTCGCCGATTACATATATCCCGGTTTCAACCAGTTAGTGACCGAATTGTCGAAAAGCTGTTATTTATCCTGCGGGAAATTCCCCGTTCAATCGCTCATCCGCGTGCCTATCGGGGCTTACGGGGGCGGGGGGCCGTATCATTCAGGGAGTGTGGAAAGTACATTGCTGACGATCAAAGGCATCAAGATCGTATACCCGTCGAACGCTGCCGACCTGAAAGGCTTGATGAAAGCGGCTTTCCTCGATCCGAACCCTGTCGTGATGCTGGAACATAAAGGGCTGTACTGGAGCAAGGTGCCGGGCACGCAAGATGCGATGACCATCGAGCCCTCGGCCGATTACATCCTGCCGCTGGGCAAGGGGCGCGTGGTCCAGGAAGCGGAAGAAGGTATGACCGTTATCACCTATGGAATGGGCGTTTACTGGGCGAAAGCCGCTGCGGCGCAGTTTCCGGGGAAGGTGGAAATCATCGATCTGCGGACGCTGTTCCCCCTCGATGAGGAGCTCGTGTTCGCATCCGTAAAGAAACTGGGAAAATGCCTCGTGCTGACGGAAGAGCAGCTCGGCAATTCTTTCGCGGAATCCCTGGCGGCGAGGATTTCCCGCCAATGCTTCCGTTTCCTCGATGCACCGGTTTTCACTTACGGTGCGCTCGATCTGCCCGCCGTTCCGCTTAACACCGAACTGGAAAAACAGATGTTGCCCACACCGGAAAAAGTGACCGCGCAAATCCGCGAAATCCTCGCTTATTGA
- a CDS encoding MarR family winged helix-turn-helix transcriptional regulator → MSNPSFFKLDATLKKIKNYWQKSFDARGLDITVDQWLLIENLYKHKRITHNELARLTSKDITTVSRIIELLVRKELVERQGSTDDRRKVFLQLTPEGVSKYKEVRPLVLEMREIGWKNLTEGDFQEMTRILDVIYSNIP, encoded by the coding sequence GTGAGTAATCCGTCTTTTTTTAAGCTGGATGCCACATTAAAAAAAATAAAGAATTACTGGCAGAAGAGTTTCGATGCCCGTGGGCTGGACATTACGGTGGACCAGTGGTTGCTGATCGAGAATCTCTACAAGCATAAGCGTATAACTCACAATGAGTTAGCCCGGCTCACGTCGAAAGATATCACGACCGTTTCGCGGATTATCGAGTTATTGGTGCGCAAGGAGCTGGTGGAGCGGCAGGGGTCTACGGACGACCGGCGGAAGGTCTTTTTGCAATTGACGCCCGAGGGGGTGAGCAAGTATAAGGAAGTGCGGCCCCTGGTGCTGGAGATGCGCGAGATCGGTTGGAAGAACCTGACGGAAGGGGATTTTCAGGAGATGACGCGGATCCTGGACGTGATTTATTCCAATATCCCGTAA
- a CDS encoding fumarylacetoacetate hydrolase family protein yields MKIICVGRNYAKHAEELKNEVPSEPVIFMKPKNALLQNNHPFYYPEFTDNLHYECELVLRISKNGKHIQERFASKYYDHISVGIDFTARDLQEKQKAKGLPWEIAKSFDNSAVVGKFIPITETTDLKDMNFCLYKNKEIAQQGNTADLLFSFDKLIAYISRFFTLNIGDLVFTGTPEGVGPVEIGDTLEAFIEDDSLLEFMVK; encoded by the coding sequence ATGAAAATTATCTGCGTTGGAAGAAACTATGCCAAACATGCAGAAGAATTGAAGAACGAAGTGCCCTCCGAACCCGTGATTTTCATGAAACCAAAGAATGCCCTGCTGCAAAACAACCATCCATTTTATTATCCGGAATTCACGGATAACCTTCATTATGAATGCGAGCTGGTGCTGAGGATTTCTAAAAACGGGAAACACATCCAGGAAAGATTTGCCAGCAAATATTACGACCATATCTCGGTTGGCATCGACTTCACCGCCCGCGATCTCCAGGAGAAACAGAAAGCCAAGGGCCTTCCCTGGGAAATCGCCAAATCGTTCGATAATTCAGCCGTTGTCGGCAAATTCATCCCCATCACGGAAACGACAGACCTGAAAGACATGAACTTCTGTCTTTACAAAAACAAGGAAATCGCCCAACAGGGCAACACGGCCGACCTCCTGTTTTCTTTCGACAAACTGATCGCCTATATTTCCCGTTTCTTTACGCTCAATATCGGCGACCTCGTCTTCACCGGCACTCCCGAAGGCGTGGGCCCCGTGGAAATCGGAGATACCCTCGAAGCGTTCATCGAAGACGACAGCCTGCTTGAATTCATGGTAAAATAA